The region CTTTTTGGCGACGTTGGTAATCTTCTGATTGTTCCACCGCATAACCACCAGTATTCGAAGCATCAGCTGCTCCTTCTACTTCCACAAATTTTGCACCAAGTGACATACACTGTTCTTTCACTTCTGGTCTTGTATCAAATACATCCACCACTGCCCCAAGTCGGCGAGAAGTCGCAATGGCTTGGAGTCCTGCAACACCTGCTCCGAGGATCAAAACTCTAGCAGGAGTGATGGTTCCTGCGGCAGTTGTTAACATTGGGAAAAAACGGCTATAGTTGGAAGCAGCAAGTAACACTGCTTTGTATCCAGAAACTGTTGCTTGGCTACTGAGAACGTCCATGGACTGTGCCCGAGTGATTCGTGGGATTGTGTCCATAGAGAAAATTTTAAAAGACGCGTTTGCGATTTCTTTTACTTTTTTAGGGAAAGCAAGAGGAGAAAGTGTAGCAATATAGAGTTTGTCTTTGCCAATTTTTTTAGCACTGGCTTCATCCAATGTATGGATGGATACAACGATGTCTGATCCAGAAAGAATCGCATCTCTTGATTCTACAGTTGCACCAACATCTTTATAATCTTGGTCGGAGAAAAACGCATTGT is a window of Leptospira kanakyensis DNA encoding:
- a CDS encoding Re/Si-specific NAD(P)(+) transhydrogenase subunit alpha; its protein translation is MKIGVIKEPSYENRVAITPDVVDPLKKLGFTVSVETTAGDNAFFSDQDYKDVGATVESRDAILSGSDIVVSIHTLDEASAKKIGKDKLYIATLSPLAFPKKVKEIANASFKIFSMDTIPRITRAQSMDVLSSQATVSGYKAVLLAASNYSRFFPMLTTAAGTITPARVLILGAGVAGLQAIATSRRLGAVVDVFDTRPEVKEQCMSLGAKFVEVEGAADASNTGGYAVEQSEDYQRRQKEAIAKYAEKADIIITTALIPGKKAPVLITKDMVDKMRQGSVIVDLAAVNGGNCEVTENDKTIVYKGITVIGNSNLQSTQPMDASKMYAKNIVNFLKLFVNKEKQFNINLEDEIINACMIAENGVIRHKPTLALLGE